From Variimorphobacter saccharofermentans, one genomic window encodes:
- the purC gene encoding phosphoribosylaminoimidazolesuccinocarboxamide synthase translates to MKKLDMLYEGKAKKVYKTDVEDVYIVDYKDDATAFNGLKKGTILGKGVVNNKMSNHLFRLLEKEGVPTHYVEELSDRETAVKKVEIVPLEVIVRNVSAGSFAKKLGMEEGIKLISPTLEFSYKDDALGDPMINDYYAIAIGIATREEIDRITELVFKVNEVLCKYFAECGIELIDFKVEFGRYHGQIILADEISPDTCRLWDINTHDKLDKDRFRRDLGNVEDAYQEVFKRLGIK, encoded by the coding sequence ATGAAAAAATTAGACATGCTCTATGAGGGAAAAGCAAAAAAGGTATATAAGACGGATGTAGAAGATGTGTATATCGTTGATTATAAAGACGATGCGACAGCTTTCAATGGTCTGAAGAAAGGTACTATTCTTGGTAAAGGCGTTGTAAATAACAAAATGTCCAACCATCTTTTCCGCTTACTGGAGAAAGAAGGAGTTCCTACTCATTATGTGGAAGAGTTAAGTGATCGTGAGACAGCAGTGAAAAAGGTTGAAATTGTACCACTGGAAGTAATTGTTCGAAATGTATCCGCAGGAAGTTTTGCGAAAAAACTGGGTATGGAAGAAGGAATTAAATTAATCAGTCCTACCCTGGAATTCTCTTATAAGGATGACGCATTGGGCGATCCAATGATTAATGATTATTATGCCATTGCAATCGGTATTGCTACCAGAGAAGAAATAGATCGTATCACAGAGCTGGTATTTAAGGTGAATGAAGTATTATGCAAGTATTTTGCAGAGTGCGGAATCGAGTTAATTGACTTTAAGGTAGAGTTCGGAAGATATCATGGACAAATTATTCTTGCAGATGAAATATCTCCGGATACCTGCAGACTTTGGGATATTAATACACACGACAAGTTAGATAAGGATCGCTTCCGTAGAGATCTGGGCAATGTTGAGGATGCATATCAGGAAGTATTTAAGCGTTTAGGAATAAAATAA
- a CDS encoding bifunctional glycosyltransferase/CDP-glycerol:glycerophosphate glycerophosphotransferase, which yields MVNMKLSIIVPFHKGIHFLEDCFESIRDQGLTNYETILVLDHVEENVSELIDMYQDINIKTVELNGEIQRDRNYGKPSVEQQLQGFSGVASARNAGLDAASGEYIYFLDSDDYILNGTLTMLLKEAEEQNADFTYGKKASTWFRRMVYLAALAEKNEETSEEQDPGDHEQSDEHEQVVQEQTVQEQLRQEASENNPDSTDMEAPVNLSRRERKILKVQNKLVEATGMDAELLKLRAEAYHSLLVTRKGLRNISVLGILFRKSFIDENRIRFNDDYIFFSDSTFVVQVLQKMNTAYYVQEAVYVKRKHNDPIHYPALSQLKAEDKFEEYLLAYKECVSYTAEGSVLRSYLENKLISYYAGTYAPRLRRSEKETWRTDRFDMMRSVMQEVNPEIIKHLKKYKKQIVKALLKGNVKRATYVVSRHLGLKKVKKIRKNKRVFAYYLYHKFFTKMSVKENWVLCESFFGKSYSDSPKYIYEYLSKNYPGKYRFIWVVNKRTKIPYRHTRVKRFSIRYCYYLARCKYDVFNVRQPEWVRKREGNVFLETWHGTPLKKLVFDQEEVMGASPLYKAQFYKQSRVWDYLVAANHFSTEAFRSAFLFDKEILEYGYPRNDILHSENREQIASEIKKKLRIPENKKTILYAPTWRDDEYYGRGEYKFALKLDLHLLKKELGKDYVVLLRTHYFIADSLDVTGLEDFAFNVSKYDDISELYLISDMLITDYSSVFFDYANLKRPILFYTYDLDKYRDMLRGFYMDIETEVPGPLLFTNEEVVDAIRDIDHISAQYKDKYDEFYERFCSLEDGHAAENIAKRVFNL from the coding sequence TCTCTGAATTAATTGATATGTATCAGGATATCAATATTAAGACGGTTGAGCTAAATGGAGAAATACAACGGGACCGTAATTATGGTAAGCCTAGTGTTGAGCAGCAGCTTCAAGGATTTAGTGGGGTAGCCAGTGCAAGAAACGCAGGACTGGATGCGGCTTCTGGCGAATATATTTATTTTCTGGATAGCGATGATTATATCTTAAATGGAACATTAACAATGCTGCTCAAAGAAGCGGAAGAGCAGAATGCTGACTTTACATATGGGAAAAAAGCATCAACCTGGTTCCGTAGAATGGTATATCTTGCTGCACTTGCTGAAAAGAATGAAGAAACCAGTGAAGAACAGGATCCAGGTGATCACGAGCAGTCGGATGAGCATGAACAGGTAGTTCAGGAACAGACAGTACAGGAGCAGCTGAGGCAAGAAGCATCGGAGAACAATCCCGATTCAACAGATATGGAGGCTCCGGTTAATCTTTCACGCAGGGAGAGAAAGATTCTTAAGGTACAGAATAAGCTAGTAGAAGCAACAGGAATGGATGCGGAATTATTAAAGCTAAGAGCGGAGGCGTATCATAGCTTATTAGTTACTCGTAAAGGCTTACGTAATATATCAGTACTGGGAATTTTATTCCGTAAAAGCTTTATCGATGAGAATAGGATTCGCTTCAATGATGATTATATCTTCTTTTCGGACTCAACCTTTGTGGTACAAGTATTGCAAAAGATGAACACCGCATATTATGTACAGGAAGCGGTATATGTAAAAAGAAAACATAATGACCCGATTCATTACCCGGCGTTATCCCAGTTAAAAGCGGAGGATAAATTCGAAGAGTATCTTCTCGCTTACAAGGAGTGCGTAAGCTACACCGCAGAAGGTTCTGTATTGCGAAGCTATCTGGAGAATAAGCTGATCTCATATTATGCGGGAACCTATGCTCCAAGACTTCGTAGAAGTGAGAAGGAGACTTGGCGTACCGATCGTTTTGATATGATGCGAAGTGTAATGCAGGAAGTCAATCCTGAGATAATTAAGCATCTGAAAAAATATAAGAAGCAAATAGTAAAAGCGCTGTTAAAAGGAAATGTAAAACGTGCAACCTATGTGGTAAGCAGACATCTGGGATTAAAGAAAGTAAAGAAAATAAGGAAAAATAAACGAGTATTTGCATATTATCTATATCACAAATTCTTTACAAAGATGTCCGTTAAGGAAAACTGGGTTCTCTGTGAGAGCTTTTTTGGCAAAAGCTATTCCGACAGTCCGAAGTATATATATGAATACTTAAGCAAAAACTATCCTGGTAAGTATCGTTTTATTTGGGTGGTAAACAAAAGAACGAAAATACCCTATCGTCATACCAGGGTAAAAAGGTTCAGTATACGATATTGCTATTATCTTGCACGCTGCAAATATGATGTGTTCAATGTCAGACAACCGGAATGGGTGAGAAAAAGGGAAGGAAACGTATTCCTGGAGACCTGGCATGGAACACCACTTAAGAAGCTTGTATTTGATCAAGAGGAAGTAATGGGAGCATCCCCTCTCTATAAAGCACAATTTTATAAGCAATCAAGGGTATGGGATTATCTTGTTGCGGCAAACCATTTTTCCACGGAAGCCTTTCGTAGTGCATTTTTATTCGATAAGGAAATACTGGAATACGGTTACCCGCGCAATGATATTCTTCATAGCGAGAATAGGGAGCAAATTGCTTCAGAAATTAAGAAAAAGCTTCGTATTCCGGAAAACAAGAAAACGATCTTATATGCGCCAACCTGGCGTGATGATGAATACTATGGCCGTGGAGAGTATAAATTTGCATTGAAGCTGGACTTACATTTATTAAAGAAAGAGCTGGGTAAGGATTATGTGGTACTACTCCGTACACACTACTTTATAGCGGATTCCCTGGATGTAACCGGATTAGAGGATTTTGCTTTTAATGTAAGTAAATATGATGATATTTCAGAATTATATCTGATATCGGATATGCTGATTACGGATTATTCCTCCGTATTTTTCGATTATGCTAACCTGAAAAGACCAATTTTATTCTATACATATGACCTTGATAAATACCGTGATATGTTACGAGGCTTTTATATGGATATTGAGACAGAAGTACCCGGACCTTTACTATTTACCAATGAAGAAGTCGTGGATGCAATACGTGATATTGACCATATTTCGGCTCAGTATAAGGATAAATATGATGAGTTCTATGAGAGATTCTGTAGTCTGGAGGACGGACATGCAGCAGAGAATATTGCAAAACGGGTTTTTAATTTATAA